The segment GGCACCGTAACGATGAACACCTGGCACCCGGCCAGGTCGTGGATGGCTGAGGAAAAGCGCAGGCGCTTCGCCTCGGCCATCTCGCCGGCGTCCACTTCGAGGGTGGCATCGTGGCCTGAGCGAAGCTCGCCGATGCGCCGGGAATTAATGTCGAATCCGAGGGTTGCGTATTGCTTGCCGAATTCGACGGCCAGCGGCAGCCCCACGTAGCCGAGGCCGACAATGCCCAGCCGCACGGTATCGAGCGCAGGCGGCTCAAAGCGCGACGGTGCGGTGTAGGGTTCGGCGGCGCTGGCGTGTCCGTCCACGACGGCATCGCCCGATCGACGGCTTTCTGTATCCATCCCCGCATCCACCCCTGGCCTGACTATGAGAATCCCGGCATACCGGGTGGCCAAAAGCGTATCAACGCGGGCCCGGATTCTCTGTATGGCTTACGGGCTCCTACCAATGGCCGATAGCCGCAGCTGAACGAAAGCCGGCGAAAGCAACGTTTACAAGCGTCGGGGCCCGCGATATGGTTCCGACCGCCAACCCCATGGGCGGTCAGGCATATGACTAGCAACAGAGTTTTCGGCCACTGATGTCCGCGCGAACTTACATTGGGTCTGTGCGCGTGGCCTTGCTGGACGACCACGCGCTCGTCCTGAAAGGACTGGTCGCGCACCTTAAGAGGTACCCGTCCCTCGTCGTCGTCGGCAGCTCGCCCAACAGCCATCACTTCCGGTCCCTGCTGGCCCAGATGCCGGCTGATGTCGCGCTGATCGATTACTCCCTGGCGGCTGACGATCCGGATGGCCTGAGCCTCGTGCGTTCGTTGCGCGCGGCGTTCCCGCGCGTGAGACTGGTGGTGGTATCCGCCTATGAAGAGGCTCCGCTGGTCAGGCGCATCCTCGCCGCGGGGGCGCAGGGTTTCGTTGCCAAAAGCCAGGATCCGGACGAAGTCGTGCGTGCGATCGATGCGGCGATGACCGATCGCATCTATGTGCCACCGGGGCTGGAGAGCGCATTGGTGAAGGGCGTCGATGCGCAGTTGTCGCCCAGGGAGACCGAGGTCATCCGCTGCCTGCTCGATGGCCTGACCGTGACGCAGATTGCTGCGAAGTTCGGCAGGAGCCTGAAAACCATCAGCGCACAGAAATCCTCCGCCTATCGCAAACTGGCCGTCGAAAGCGACGTGCAGCTGTTCAGCTTGCGCGAGCATGTGGCTGCCATGGTTGGTGCGCAGGAGTGAGGCGATGGTTGGTTGCCGTGGCATGGGCGTGCCTGACGTGGGTCGCGTACCCCGCGCTGGCCGCGAGTGACGAGGCCGCCCTGAAGCAGTGGGTGGTGGCGCACCCGGTGGTGCGTATCGCCATCGATGACCAGCAGGGCGGTCGGATCGGCGGTGGCGCCTCCAACCCGCTGGTGACCCAATACCTCGCGCTCGCCCAAAAGAAGACCGGCCTGCGCTTCGCCGTGGTGCATACCGGCTCATGGGAAGAGTCCGTCCAGGCATTCCGCGAGAACCGGGTCGATCTGCTGCCGTCGCTCACGGACAGGCTGGTAAGCGACCTGGGCAGTGACGCGTTGTTGTCGCGTCCGTTCTACGTGGGCCGCACGCTTATCATTACCCGAACGGTGAGCCCGTCGAGGGCGGTGCTGGCGGATTTCGACGGCCGCACCATCGCCTTCAAGGGCGGCGGTGAATACGATAGCTGGCTGCGGCGCGAACATCCTTCCATGCACCGCCTGCCGCTGGCCGATGTGCACCAGGTGCTGGCCGCGGTGGAAAGCGGCATCGCCGATGTGGCCGTAGGCGTGGACGTCACTTACCACCCCCTTGTCCGCCGTGACTACGCGTTGAGCCTGCGCGTGGCCGGCGACGTGCCCGAGATGCCGGTGACGGTCCGCGTGGCCGTGCATAAGGGTTCGCCCGAGCTGCTCCAGCTCATCGATGAAAGCCTCGGCCGTATCAGCGTCGACGAGAACGAGGCGGTGATCGAGCGCTGGCTCGAGACGGCGTACCTGAGGGCGCCCACGGTGGCGCACATCGTCTCCGTGTACCGGGTGGAGATCGGGCTGGGCTTCGCGCTGGCCATCGTGCTTGTCTTCGCGCTGTGGCAAATGCGCCGCGCCCAGCTGGCATCGCGGCGTGGCGAGCAGCAAAAGACGATGCTGCTGGCGGTGATGAGCCACGAGGTGCGCAACGCGGTGAATGCGGTTGTGTCATCGATCGACCTGATGGCGCGCAGCCCCATGGACCCGGCGCAGCGGGACCTCATGGCGATCGCGCAGTCCAGTTCGCGCAACCTGCAGGGTCTGTTGCGCAGTGCCCTGGATTACACCCGCACCGAAACCGAGGGGTTCACGCCCGATCTGGTGTCCTGTGATGCCCTGGCCGTGGCGCGTGACGCCATGCAGGCGCAGGCCGCCGAGGTGGAGAAGAAAGGCCTGTCCATGCGCCTGGACCTGCCCATGGGCCCCATGCCGTGGCTTCTGCTGGATGAACTGCGCCTGCGCCAGGTGCTGGAGAACCTGCTCTCGAACGCGGTGAAGTTCACGCAGAAGGGCCATGTCGGCATCGCCATGTGGCAGGCCGTCGGGGCCGATGACACCCGCCGCCTGATCCTCGAGGTCTTCGATACGGGCGTGGGGATTCCGCGCGAGCGGCAGCGCGAGCTGTTCCGCCCCTTCGCCCAGGCCCATGGCGCGCGTTCGCGCCGGCTGGGCGGCACGGGGCTTGGCCTGGGCATCTGCCGCGAGATCGTCATGCATCTGGGCGGCCGGTTCGTGCTGACCAGTGACGAGGGGGTGGGTACGTCGGTGCGGGTGGAAATGCCGACGAGCCTGGTGCCCGCCGCGCCTGCCTCCGAACCCGTCGCGGCACTGGATGCCGATGTGGCGGGCGGCACGGTACTGCTCGTCGAGGATCATCCGGCGAACCGGCAGATTATCGCCGCGCAGCTGCGCTTCCTGGGGTTCGATACCTTCGCGGCGGACCACGGACAGGCCGCCATCGATGCGTTTGAACCGGGGCGTTTCGCCGCGGTGCTGCTCGACTGCGAGCTGCCCGATATGCAGGGCTACGACATCGCCGCGGAATTGCGAGCGCATGAAGCGCGCAAGGGCGGCCCACGTACACCGTTCATCGCTATTTCCGCCAACCAGGGCGACGATCATGTACGCCGCTGCGGCGACAGTGGCATCGATGTGGTGATGGGCAAGCCGCTTTCGCTGGATCGCCTGCGCGACGTCCTCTCGCCATCCGCGCGCGACGATGACGTGTTCGCTGTCTTTCGGGCGGAGGGCGTGCGCGATCTGGATGCCGCCATGGCGGCCATGCGGCAGGGTGACAGGGCGGCGGCCCGGCTTTCCATCCACCGCCTGCACGGCGCCTCGCTGGTGCTTCGGCTCGAAGGACTCGATGCGGCCATTTCGCGTGTCGAGGACGCGCTGGACGGCGAAGCGGAAGGGTGGCAGGCCGCGACCGAGGCCCTGCGCACGGCCCTGGGCAAGGTCGGTTTCACGCCTGTTTCACAGGACGAGCGCTAATCGGCTTTCCGACGGCATCGCCGTCACCCGCACCCAAGGGCCGGACACCCGGGTACGGGCCGCACCACCCGGCGACACGGAATGTCGTGGAACCAATGCGCGCGCACTTTTAGGACAACGCCCCATGGCGACGGGGCGGCACGGCTGCTGGAATACCCGGCTTCCCATTGCCCTGCCGCCAGTCCTCCGGGTTTTCCTGGCGGTTGCGCGTGCCTCTTGTCCAAGGAAACACCCGCCATGCGTACGTCACGTCCCCTTTTTGCCCGCCGCGCCGCCCTCTGTCATGCCATTGCACTGGCGCTGGCCGTACCTGCGTTCAGCACGCATGCTCGCGTGCTCAACCCCGGTGAGCAGTACACCGTGCGCGCGGGTGACCCAGTGCAGAACTGGGTGGTAACCGGTAACGGCATGCTCACGCTGAACCCCGGCGCCAGCACGCTGGGTATTGCGCTCACCACATCCACCCTTGACGCGACGGATGCGTCCATCCGGACGACGGGCGGCACGCGATTCGATCTGGCGCTGTCGGTCGCCAACGGATCGGTCGCGACGATCCAGGGTGGTGAGATCCGTTCGGAAATGGGCATCGGCCTTGCCGTGACGGGCCAGGGTGGCAGTGAAGGTGATGACCGGCCGTCGAGTGCCTCGGTGACCGGTGCGGCTATCTCGGGCGGGAATCGCGGGGCCTCGGTCGGCAATGGCGGCACGCTTACCACTTCAAACGCCCAGATCACGGGAACGGGAAGCGCTGGCGTGGGTATCGAGGTCGACAGCGGCACGGCAACGCTTCAGAACGGTACCCTCGTCTCCGGCGGGACCAACGGCGCCATGCTGTTTGGTGATTCGCATGGCGGTAGCGTGCCTGATCCGGGCCGCTTCCTCATCGTGGACGGCTCCACGGTCCAGGGCCTGACCGGGGCGGCGGTCGCCGTGCGTTACGGTATCCCGACGGATACGAACGCCAGCATTTCGGTGGTCAATGGCGGTGCCCTCATCGGCGGTAACGGTGTGGCTATCGATGTGGGCCCCCGCATGCATGCGGATGTCGGCGTCGCGAACAGCAGCGTGGTGGGCAATATCACCGCGGCGAACCTCGCGAGCGCCAGCGTCAACCTGGGCAG is part of the Luteibacter pinisoli genome and harbors:
- a CDS encoding ATP-binding protein — its product is MAWACLTWVAYPALAASDEAALKQWVVAHPVVRIAIDDQQGGRIGGGASNPLVTQYLALAQKKTGLRFAVVHTGSWEESVQAFRENRVDLLPSLTDRLVSDLGSDALLSRPFYVGRTLIITRTVSPSRAVLADFDGRTIAFKGGGEYDSWLRREHPSMHRLPLADVHQVLAAVESGIADVAVGVDVTYHPLVRRDYALSLRVAGDVPEMPVTVRVAVHKGSPELLQLIDESLGRISVDENEAVIERWLETAYLRAPTVAHIVSVYRVEIGLGFALAIVLVFALWQMRRAQLASRRGEQQKTMLLAVMSHEVRNAVNAVVSSIDLMARSPMDPAQRDLMAIAQSSSRNLQGLLRSALDYTRTETEGFTPDLVSCDALAVARDAMQAQAAEVEKKGLSMRLDLPMGPMPWLLLDELRLRQVLENLLSNAVKFTQKGHVGIAMWQAVGADDTRRLILEVFDTGVGIPRERQRELFRPFAQAHGARSRRLGGTGLGLGICREIVMHLGGRFVLTSDEGVGTSVRVEMPTSLVPAAPASEPVAALDADVAGGTVLLVEDHPANRQIIAAQLRFLGFDTFAADHGQAAIDAFEPGRFAAVLLDCELPDMQGYDIAAELRAHEARKGGPRTPFIAISANQGDDHVRRCGDSGIDVVMGKPLSLDRLRDVLSPSARDDDVFAVFRAEGVRDLDAAMAAMRQGDRAAARLSIHRLHGASLVLRLEGLDAAISRVEDALDGEAEGWQAATEALRTALGKVGFTPVSQDER
- a CDS encoding response regulator transcription factor translates to MALLDDHALVLKGLVAHLKRYPSLVVVGSSPNSHHFRSLLAQMPADVALIDYSLAADDPDGLSLVRSLRAAFPRVRLVVVSAYEEAPLVRRILAAGAQGFVAKSQDPDEVVRAIDAAMTDRIYVPPGLESALVKGVDAQLSPRETEVIRCLLDGLTVTQIAAKFGRSLKTISAQKSSAYRKLAVESDVQLFSLREHVAAMVGAQE